From the genome of Biomphalaria glabrata chromosome 17, xgBioGlab47.1, whole genome shotgun sequence, one region includes:
- the LOC106066891 gene encoding uncharacterized protein LOC106066891, with the protein MLQEYLLKIVIIGHEGVGKTSLLLRYTDEQFQEHYTTTIGVDFKIKNVTRDDYLASLQLWDTAGQDRFRAIVSSFYRGANGLIIVFDVCDLTSFERVPYWIDEASRYGDPSCIKLLVGNKVDKVNDRQVTSALAQSLADQFGMQYIETSAKEAHNVHAVFDVMADTIVRSKRQLNYVMAPDVMTQSFRLDSKDVTPVYSCYTGSGYCY; encoded by the exons ATGCTCCAGGAGTATCTTCTCAAAATTGTCATTATTGGTCACGAAGGAGTGGGCAAGACGTCCCTTCTCTTGCGCTATACAGACGAACAGTTTCAAGAACATTACACCACAACCATAGGAGTGGATTTCAAGATTAAGAACGTAACGAGGGACGACTATCTGGCCTCACTGCAACTCTGGGACACCGCTGGCCAGGACAG ATTCCGAGCTATCGTGTCTTCTTTCTACCGAGGGGCCAATGGTCTGATCATTGTCTTTGATGTGTGTGACCTCACCAGCTTCGAGCGTGTCCCTTACTGGATTGATGAAGCTAGCCGATATGGTGACCCGAGCTGCATCAAACTGTTGGTCGGAAACAAGGTGGACAAAGTCAATGACAGACAAGTGACCAGTGCTCTAG CTCAGTCATTGGCGGATCAATTCGGCATGCAGTATATAGAGACCAGCGCCAAAGAGGCCCACAACGTCCATGCAGTGTTTGACGTCATGGCGGACACCATCGTCAGGTCCAAGAGGCAGCTCAACTACGTCATGGCGCCCGACGTCATGACCCAGTCGTTCAGGCTGGACTCCAAAGACGTGACCCCCGTTTATTCCTGCTACACTGGTAGTGGCTATTGCTACTGA